Proteins encoded together in one Vigna angularis cultivar LongXiaoDou No.4 chromosome 5, ASM1680809v1, whole genome shotgun sequence window:
- the LOC108339268 gene encoding uncharacterized protein LOC108339268, protein MTENTRLKELQTEIRTTIDDLRRLTATVEKLQSTIDERNRNQDSTMDEIKLVLQQLLQNSTQTFGSPSNSNSTVRVHPLHSTNSVKDISLGFPHFDGSTPVLEWIFKVDKFFNYHNTPDAERVEIAYMHFENDVVLWFQMFQKIEVVTTWTALKRALESQFGPSPFDCPMTELFKLQQQGSVSYYYMKFMLLANRCEGLTEEAILNCFMSGLNVDIRRDVIALTPTNLLRAVALAKLYEEKYMPGTKPTPNYTIRYITSPKVTTSRVQNTTRTILPASKSSLPPLLPNPLGPPLRNPNVKRISPAEMQIRREKGLCYFCDEKFSFNPKCPNKQCFVLQLGEDESDNMELETELPQDKEATGNEDHHLSLNALKGGFGVGTIRFTTHIGTMSVKVLIDGGSSDNFLQPRVVKFLKLPVVMTPSFKVMVGNGNYMESEGLIQNLTLIAQGNVFTLSVFLLSFSSADLILGANWLKTIGPHLADYDSLQIKFLQDGRFTTLQGDRDMLPKTAQLHHIRRMMDINALDEIYSMQMVHQATQNFPLFELLEDMEPDLVKLLHNYSIVFSQPCGLPPPRSHDHSIPLLEGSNPVKVKPYRYPHNQKEEIENLVEGMLKEGILQPSNSPFSSPIILVKKKDGTWRVCTDYRALNAITIKDSFPIPTVDELIDELYGARYFSKLDLRSRYHQILLKPEDRHKTAFRTHQGLYEWLVVPFGLSNAPTTFQSLMNQIFKGVLRRFVLVFFDDILVYSSSWKDHLYHLEVVLRILQQNQLFAKFSKCSFGVQQIRFIIKTDQKSLKELLEQTLQTPEQQQ, encoded by the coding sequence AGCTCCAAACCGAGATCCGCACAACGATTGATGATCTGCGTCGTCTAACAGCAACGGTGGAAAAGCTGCAGAGCACGATAGATGAGAGAAATCGAAATCAAGACTCGACGATGGATGAAATCAAACTCGTCTTACAACAACTATTGCAAAATTCCACTCAGACATTTGGAAGTCCTTCGAACTCAAATTCCACAGTTAGAGTTCATCCGCTACATTCTACGAACTCGGTAAAAGACATTTCTCTCGGTTTTCCGCACTTCGATGGCTCCACCCCAGTTTTAGAATGGATTTTTAAAGTAGATAAGTTCTTCAACTACCACAACACACCTGATGCTGAGCGGGTTGAAATAGCTTATATGCATTTTGAGAATGACGTGGTGCTATGGTTCCAAATGTTCCAGAAGATTGAAGTGGTCACAACCTGGACAGCGTTGAAGCGTGCTCTGGAATCTCAATTTGGGCCCTCTCCCTTTGATTGTCCAATGACAGAACTGTTTAAGCTCCAACAGCAAGGCTCGGTATCATATTACTATATGAAATTTATGTTGCTTGCAAATCGCTGTGAGGGTTTAACCGAGGAAGCTATTTTAAATTGCTTTATGAGTGGTTTAAATGTTGATATTAGAAGAGATGTGATTGCCTTGACTCCAACAAACCTATTACGAGCAGTAGCATTAGCTAAACTATATGAAGAGAAATATATGCCAGGAACCAAGCCTACCCCTAATTACACCATTCGATACATAACTTCTCCGAAAGTAACTACGTCCAGGGTTCAAAACACAACAAGGACCATCCTACCAGCTTCCAAATCTTCCTTACCTCCGTTGTTACCTAACCCACTAGGACCGCCATTAAGAAACCCCAATGTCAAAAGAATAAGCCCAGCAGAAATGCAAATACGAAGAGAGAAGGGTCTATGTTATTTCTGTGATGAGAAATTCTCTTTTAATCCCAAGTGCCCAAACAAGCAATGTTTTGTCCTACAATTGGGGGAGGACGAATCAGATAATATGGAACTAGAGACTGAGTTACCCCAAGACAAGGAAGCAACTGGAAACGAAGATCATCACCTATCTTTGAATGCCTTGAAAGGTGGTTTCGGAGTAGGGACAATTCGATTCACAACACATATTGGAACTATGTCAGTCAAAGTATTGATTGATGGAGGCAGTTCTGATAATTTCTTACAACCAAGGGTTGTGAAATTTTTGAAACTTCCCGTGGTGATGACTCCTTCATTCAAAGTAATGGTTGGTAATGGGAATTACATGGAATCTGAGGGCTTAATACAAAATTTGACTTTAATAGCACAGGGCAATGTTTTCACATTATCAGTGTTTCTTTTATCATTCTCTAGTGCTGATCTCATCCTTGGTGCAAATTGGTTGAAGACAATTGGCCCCCACTTAGCAGATTATGATTCGCTGCAAATCAAGTTTTTGCAGGATGGTCGCTTCACTACATTACAAGGTGACCGAGACATGTTACCTAAAACAGCTCAACTACATCACATAAGGAGAATGATGGACATTAATGCCCTAGATGAGATATATAGTATGCAGATGGTCCATCAAGCCACTCAAAATTTTCCTCTATTTGAACTTCTAGAGGACATGGAGCCAGACTTGGTGAAATTATTACACAATTACAGCATTGTCTTTAGCCAACCGTGTGGACTACCTCCACCAAGGAGTCATGATCACTCTATTCCTTTGTTAGAAGGATCAAATCCAGTCAAGGTGAAGCCCTATAGATATCCACACAATcaaaaggaagaaattgaaaatttggtGGAAGGTATGTTAAAAGAGGGCATTCTACAACCCAGCAACAGTCCTTTTTCATCTCCAATTATTTTAGTCAAGAAGAAAGATGGCACATGGAGGGTTTGCACAGACTATAGAGCCTTGAATGCTATAACAATTAAGGACAGTTTCCCAATTCCAACAGTGGATGAACTTATTGATGAGTTGTATGGAGCTCGTTATTTTTCCAAGCTGGATTTACGGTCTAGATACCACCAAATTTTACTGAAACCAGAGGACCGACATAAAACTGCATTCAGGACTCATCAAGGACTCTACGAATGGTTGGTTGTGCCATTCGGGTTGTCCAATGCGCCAACAACATTTCAAAGTTTAATGAATCAAATCTTTAAGGGTGTATTGAGAAGATTTGTCCTagttttctttgatgatatattgGTCTACAGTTCAAGCTGGAAAGACCACCTATACCATCTAGAAGTGGTGCTGAGGATTCTTCAACAGAATCAATTATTTGCTAAGTTCTCTAAATGCAGCTTTGGAGTGCAGCAGATCAG